The Malus domestica chromosome 13, GDT2T_hap1 genome includes a window with the following:
- the LOC139190984 gene encoding uncharacterized protein — MNLSHPLQPQRRRAEREEEQPRPVEKDQGQPKAPLPQQKQIQEEVERLFNERMRDFRRNEMVDEALRRDMTNISRSPFVDEIEQAEPPRKFSMPHFTSFKGDGDSERHLKHYRSANFDDLSLVFTKEYSSYRSIKKKSDHLFNVKKNPKESLRDYVKRFKAEKAKIVGCDNSIASAAFQKGLPADHPLFGEMIMKEDLTLADSFALAEKHALWDEARQAEKAPEQPRKELAAAQKKDEKQPNKGRQEFKRRDRPTAKEGPMTNNYSKFSIPIHQILRDIKNEPWFKLPKQSKGDTSKLDHTKYCAFHRGPGHTTNDCYTWKNYLEKLVKEGKVDRYLDKPNEQPKKNADGDEEPPTKMIRINGIFAESEHLGATNNSKERKIQHALLISQVQVVDTQPGPIIGFTEQDAEGVDFPHDDALVVSVQLAHAIVDRMMVDNGSAVNLLQLSVIQKMGLESTIIRRAEVLTGFNGHTSTAIGHITLDVKTPPVVSKQTFTIISDPSPYNGILGRPWLIKLDAVTSVKYQKIRFRIPGGGVGEIKSDQVSSRRCTVQMLKETKKKTFTPVEVTEVQKGKEIAK, encoded by the exons ATGAATCTATCTCATCCATTGCAGCCACAGCGTAGACGAGCCGAGCGAgaagaagagcagcctagaccagtagAAAAAGACCAAGGGCAGCCAAaggctccgctaccccaacaaaagcAAATCCAAGAAGAGGTAGAAAGGCTTTTCAATGAACGGATGCGTGATTTTCGGCGCAACGAAATGGTTGATGAGGCACTAAGGCGAgatatgaccaacataagcaggtcacctttcgtggatgagatcgagcaggcagagcctccgcgcaagtttagcatgccgcacttcacatctttcaaaggagacGGGGATTCCGAAAGACACTTGAAGCATTACCGAAGTGCG aattttgatgatctttccttggttttcaccaaagaatactcatcttatcgatcgatcaagaagaagtccgaTCACCTGTTCAAcgtaaagaaaaacccaaaagaatCGCTTCGCGATTACGTGAAgagattcaaagcagagaaggcgaaGATCGTAGGATGCGACAACTCGATAGCaagtgcagccttccaaaaaggactaccagcagaccacccactgtttggagaaatgatcatgaaagaagacctaactctagcagattcctttgctctggcagaaaagcatgcgctttgggacgaggctcgacAAGCAGAAAAGGCTCCCGAACAGCCTCGAAAAGAGTTGGCAGCTGCTCAAAAGAAGGATGAAAAACAACCCAACAAGGGCAGGCAGGAGTTCAAGCGCAGGGACCGACCCACGGCCAAAGAAGGCCCGATGACCAATAACTATTCTAAGTTCTCAAttccgattcatcaaatccttcgtgacatcaagaatgaaccatggttcaagttGCCGAAACAGTCAAAgggagatacttccaagttggaccaCACCAAGTATTGCGCATTCCACCGAGGTCCTGGTCACACAACCAACgactgctacacttggaagaactacctagagAAACTCGTGAAAGAAGGCAAAGTCGATAGATATTTGGACAAGCCAAATGAGCAGCCAAAAAAGAATGCAGACGGAGATGAGGAGCCACCAACTAAGATGATTCGAATCAATGGCATTTTCGCTGAATCCGAGCACTTGGGGGCCActaataattccaaagagaGGAAGATCCAGCATGCTTTATTAATTTCACAAGTTCAAGTAGTCGATACCCAACCTGGACCTATCATTGGCTTCACGGAACAGGATGCGGAAGGAGTCGACTTCCCACACGACGATGCATTAGTGgtatctgtccaactagcccatgctatagtcgacaggatgatggttgacaatggaagtgcggtcaacctacttcaactttcagtcattcagaagatgggcctggaaagTACAATCATACGTCGGGCAGAGGTACTTACTGGATTCAACGGACACACCTCAACCGCCATTGGTCATATCACACTTGACGTAAAAACACCGCCAGTCGTCTCAAAGCAAACATTCACGATTATAAGTGACCCGtctccctacaatgggattcttgggagaccttggttgatcaagctggatgctgtcacttccgtcaagtatcaaaaaatcCGATTCCGCATCCCGGGAGGAGGAGTCGGAGAGATCAAGTCTGACCAGGTTTCATCCCGACGATGCACTGTGCAAATgttgaaagaaacaaagaagaagacctttaccccCGTAGAGGTTACCGAAGTCCAAAAGGGCAAAGAAATtgccaaatag